One genomic region from Methanocaldococcus fervens AG86 encodes:
- a CDS encoding 4Fe-4S binding protein produces MDKIQILRKISQTFFFIYFVFLVNFCLCFFGILEKIILKGTIGQIIFKLVGIVFLTLIFGRVFCGWICPLGFLFELSYKLRAKLFKIKKLSTVDEKIHNKLKYLKYIIFIVSLILTYHFSTYVYCQVCPIGFLTNLHGTVLSFIIFITFIIASFFIPMAFCRYFCPLGAFLSIFSIKPLFQLKTTEKCNKCRLCSFKCPMQIKIAEKIDQKECIRCFECKSACRKKALSFSTVFDIKSFKNKLDLKDH; encoded by the coding sequence ATGGATAAAATTCAGATATTGAGGAAGATTTCACAAACTTTCTTTTTTATTTATTTTGTTTTCTTAGTTAATTTTTGTTTATGTTTCTTTGGGATACTCGAAAAGATTATTCTAAAAGGAACAATTGGGCAGATTATTTTTAAATTAGTTGGCATTGTTTTTTTAACATTGATATTTGGAAGGGTTTTTTGTGGATGGATATGCCCCTTAGGCTTTTTGTTTGAACTATCTTATAAGTTAAGAGCAAAGCTGTTCAAAATAAAAAAGCTTTCAACAGTGGATGAAAAAATTCACAATAAATTAAAATATTTGAAATATATAATATTTATTGTCTCTTTGATTTTAACGTATCATTTTTCAACATATGTGTATTGTCAAGTATGCCCAATTGGATTTCTAACAAATCTTCATGGAACGGTTCTCTCATTTATAATATTTATTACCTTCATAATTGCTTCTTTCTTCATTCCAATGGCATTTTGTAGGTATTTCTGCCCATTAGGAGCATTTTTATCAATATTTTCTATAAAACCATTATTTCAACTAAAGACTACTGAAAAATGTAATAAATGTAGATTGTGTAGTTTCAAATGTCCAATGCAGATAAAAATAGCAGAAAAAATTGACCAAAAAGAATGTATAAGGTGCTTTGAATGCAAAAGTGCATGTAGAAAGAAGGCTTTATCTTTTTCAACAGTATTTGATATTAAATCCTTCAAAAATAAATTAGATTTAAAAGACCACTAA
- a CDS encoding coenzyme F420-0:L-glutamate ligase has product MIKEKRKVEVIGLELPIFKGNENVNLSELIAKYPIEDGDIIVIAETLISKLEGNVIYRDKITPSKEAIELAEKTGKDPRIVQVILDEAKEVVKVGKNFIITETKHGFVCANSGVDESNVFKGIKTLPKNPDESAEKIRKEIERLTGKKVGVIISDSVGRPFRKGAVGIAIGVSGILALWDRKGEKDLFGRELKTTEVAIADELASMANVVMGEANEGIPVVIIRGAKVPFGDGKGKDLIRPKEEDVFRN; this is encoded by the coding sequence ATGATAAAAGAAAAAAGAAAAGTAGAGGTTATTGGATTAGAACTACCAATTTTTAAAGGAAATGAAAACGTAAATTTGTCTGAATTAATTGCCAAATATCCAATTGAAGATGGAGATATCATTGTAATTGCAGAAACATTAATCTCAAAGTTGGAGGGAAATGTAATATATAGAGATAAAATAACCCCTTCAAAAGAGGCCATTGAATTAGCTGAAAAAACTGGAAAAGATCCAAGAATAGTTCAAGTTATATTGGATGAGGCTAAAGAAGTGGTTAAAGTTGGAAAAAATTTCATAATAACAGAAACAAAACATGGATTTGTCTGTGCTAACAGCGGTGTTGATGAAAGTAATGTATTTAAAGGAATAAAAACCCTGCCAAAAAATCCCGACGAAAGTGCTGAGAAGATTAGAAAGGAGATTGAAAGATTAACTGGGAAAAAAGTTGGAGTTATTATATCAGATAGTGTTGGAAGGCCTTTTAGAAAAGGAGCAGTTGGGATCGCGATTGGAGTTAGTGGAATATTAGCATTGTGGGATAGAAAAGGAGAAAAAGATTTGTTTGGGAGGGAATTAAAAACTACTGAAGTAGCTATTGCCGATGAGTTGGCGAGCATGGCAAATGTGGTTATGGGGGAAGCTAATGAAGGAATCCCTGTTGTAATAATTAGAGGGGCTAAAGTTCCATTTGGTGATGGGAAAGGAAAAGATCTAATTAGACCAAAAGAAGAAGATGTGTTTAGAAACTAA
- the tfe gene encoding transcription factor E yields MEKEKKIEMVYEMLNDPLVQEVLFNIFEGDEKGFEVIDVLLEKGETTEEEIAKELNVKLNVVRKLLYKLYDARLVDYKRWKDEETNWYSYTWLPTLEKLPYVVKKKINELIKDLEEKLEFEKNNMFFFCPNCNVRFTFEEAMDYGFSCPGCGNMLQEFDNSELIKDLEEQIKFLREELKNNPFLK; encoded by the coding sequence ATGGAAAAAGAAAAGAAAATAGAGATGGTGTATGAAATGCTGAACGATCCCTTAGTTCAAGAAGTCCTATTCAATATATTTGAAGGGGATGAGAAAGGGTTTGAAGTTATTGATGTTCTTTTAGAGAAGGGTGAGACAACAGAGGAAGAAATTGCTAAAGAGCTCAATGTAAAGCTCAATGTAGTTAGAAAATTGCTTTACAAGTTGTATGATGCAAGATTGGTTGATTATAAAAGATGGAAGGATGAAGAAACCAATTGGTATTCGTATACTTGGCTACCAACACTTGAAAAACTACCGTATGTTGTAAAGAAAAAGATAAATGAGTTAATTAAAGACCTTGAAGAAAAGTTGGAGTTTGAAAAAAACAATATGTTTTTCTTCTGTCCAAATTGTAATGTAAGGTTTACGTTTGAAGAGGCAATGGATTATGGATTTTCATGTCCAGGTTGTGGAAACATGCTACAAGAATTTGATAACAGTGAATTAATTAAAGATTTGGAAGAGCAAATAAAATTTTTAAGAGAAGAATTAAAAAACAACCCTTTTTTAAAATAA
- a CDS encoding type II secretion system F family protein, with amino-acid sequence MDKNFMEKIKRIKMKLNIFLYKLGIKSLDAETILEIKKIGEESEIDISEFYDVYIEPDIDTLAEKYKDYEFLFYEEEFIKKPAESLSNLLKNTKIFSRNLLRSIGYENEIEYFKRVILYMIIVFIVLLILGILDGNILGGLFKGIFGAISVLVLSIFYPKIRLIMFKEEVKLQVLFTLLYMVSILRAGASLPEILETISKSNEYGFISFEARSIIRDVNVSGYTLVEALERAKLRTEIPLLKKLYDQMIIGYNKGNLSMLLEKLYEDIVRDSLSKLDSSKFMIQNLGNLTFGVGLILPFAGMILSTMISNQGFPGILNTLDLLLTKIGPLLTLIFGIFVKLKID; translated from the coding sequence ATGGACAAAAATTTTATGGAAAAAATTAAAAGAATTAAAATGAAGCTTAATATTTTTTTATATAAGTTGGGAATTAAATCCCTAGATGCTGAGACAATATTAGAAATTAAAAAAATAGGGGAGGAATCAGAGATTGATATCTCTGAATTTTATGATGTATATATAGAGCCAGATATAGATACACTTGCTGAAAAATACAAAGATTATGAGTTCTTATTTTATGAGGAAGAGTTTATTAAAAAACCTGCTGAGTCATTATCCAATTTGTTAAAAAATACGAAAATATTTTCAAGGAACCTTCTTAGATCCATAGGCTATGAAAATGAGATAGAATATTTTAAAAGAGTTATTTTATACATGATCATTGTGTTTATTGTTTTGTTAATACTTGGAATTTTAGATGGCAACATACTCGGAGGATTATTTAAGGGAATATTTGGAGCAATTTCAGTTTTAGTGTTATCCATATTTTACCCAAAAATTAGATTAATTATGTTCAAAGAAGAAGTAAAGCTTCAAGTTTTATTCACTTTATTATATATGGTGTCCATACTCAGAGCCGGAGCATCTCTCCCTGAAATTCTTGAGACCATTTCAAAAAGTAACGAGTATGGATTTATATCATTCGAGGCAAGGAGTATAATTAGGGATGTTAATGTTTCTGGTTATACTTTAGTTGAAGCTCTTGAAAGAGCTAAATTAAGAACTGAAATACCTCTACTAAAAAAGTTATACGATCAGATGATTATAGGATATAATAAAGGTAACTTATCAATGCTCTTAGAAAAATTGTATGAAGATATCGTTAGAGACTCTTTATCAAAGTTAGACTCCTCAAAATTCATGATACAAAATTTAGGAAACTTAACCTTTGGTGTGGGACTGATCCTTCCATTCGCTGGGATGATCTTATCAACCATGATAAGCAATCAAGGATTTCCAGGGATATTAAATACATTAGATCTCTTATTAACAAAAATTGGACCATTATTAACATTAATCTTTGGGATATTCGTTAAATTAAAAATAGATTAA
- a CDS encoding DsrE family protein, with product MIRKFKVKGLRSPSLLLDMILSDTTEGILVVETDGEEQIKDIENLLKKYNLKYEVDGNTVKIYVGEIQADKTINVVGATCPGPIMMVSDILSKMKIGEVLEITCGKNALTDLTEGLKGMGHEIIKVEDKGDGTYRILVKKGEKKEEKAAVTKIDEIFIINTTGTGNAEKAYATFMMADVALKMNLKPTIFLMMDGASLGLKGECDKVKHPAFPKLGDMVREIQKKGVKIYVCEVSAKFRGIDENNLEEGFEIAGAPTFLNYLSKPNVRPVWL from the coding sequence ATGATAAGAAAATTTAAGGTTAAAGGATTGAGAAGTCCTTCATTGTTGTTGGATATGATTTTAAGCGATACAACAGAAGGAATCTTAGTTGTTGAAACTGATGGGGAAGAGCAGATAAAAGATATTGAAAATTTATTGAAAAAATACAACTTAAAGTATGAGGTTGATGGAAATACGGTTAAAATCTACGTTGGTGAAATACAAGCAGACAAAACCATAAACGTTGTGGGGGCTACATGTCCAGGACCTATAATGATGGTTTCAGACATTTTATCAAAGATGAAAATTGGAGAAGTGTTAGAAATAACCTGCGGAAAGAACGCTCTAACCGATTTAACTGAAGGATTAAAAGGAATGGGTCATGAAATAATAAAAGTTGAAGATAAGGGAGATGGAACTTATAGGATATTAGTTAAAAAAGGAGAAAAGAAGGAAGAAAAAGCAGCAGTGACAAAGATTGATGAAATCTTCATTATTAACACAACAGGTACTGGAAATGCTGAGAAGGCTTATGCAACATTCATGATGGCAGATGTTGCTTTAAAAATGAACTTAAAGCCGACGATATTCTTAATGATGGATGGGGCAAGTTTGGGATTGAAAGGGGAGTGTGATAAAGTTAAGCACCCAGCATTTCCAAAATTAGGTGATATGGTTAGAGAAATTCAAAAGAAAGGGGTAAAAATATATGTCTGTGAAGTTAGTGCAAAGTTCAGAGGAATTGATGAAAATAACTTAGAGGAAGGGTTTGAAATTGCAGGAGCCCCAACATTCTTGAATTACTTATCAAAGCCAAATGTTAGACCAGTTTGGTTATAA
- the mptA gene encoding GTP cyclohydrolase MptA, which yields MNWKCDIQNFEPDVKLSLTRVGVTNLKKLVRLKRENKRPIILLSTFEVFVNLPSSQKGIHMSRNPEVIEEIIDEALEMESYEIETICEEIVKRLFEKHEYATEAEVFMVSDFMTKEKSPVSGKYSQEIHKIMGGAKGIKKDDKLEITKIVGAEVVGITACPCAQNLIKEISIKNLKEKGFSDEDIEKILDLVIFATHNQRGIGRIILEVPTGYDIEIMDIIEIIKKSMSAEIYGILKRADEAYVVEQSHKNPKFVEDCVREMAKRVVDKFKHLPDETKVSIRQINMESIHRHDAFAEKVATLGELRKELEYIEI from the coding sequence ATGAATTGGAAATGTGATATTCAAAATTTCGAGCCTGACGTTAAATTATCATTGACAAGAGTAGGTGTTACAAATTTAAAAAAACTCGTTAGGTTAAAAAGAGAAAATAAAAGGCCTATAATTTTATTATCAACTTTTGAAGTTTTCGTCAATCTTCCAAGTTCTCAGAAAGGTATTCACATGTCAAGAAACCCGGAAGTTATAGAGGAGATTATAGATGAAGCCTTAGAGATGGAAAGTTATGAGATAGAAACAATTTGTGAGGAAATTGTTAAAAGATTGTTTGAAAAGCATGAATATGCTACAGAGGCAGAGGTTTTTATGGTTAGTGATTTCATGACTAAGGAGAAAAGTCCAGTATCTGGAAAATACTCTCAGGAAATCCATAAGATCATGGGCGGAGCTAAGGGGATAAAAAAAGATGACAAACTTGAGATAACAAAAATTGTTGGAGCTGAAGTTGTTGGCATTACCGCATGTCCATGTGCTCAAAATTTGATAAAAGAAATATCTATTAAAAATTTAAAAGAAAAAGGATTTTCTGATGAAGATATTGAGAAAATATTGGATTTAGTTATTTTCGCCACCCATAATCAAAGGGGAATTGGTAGAATTATATTGGAAGTTCCTACAGGATATGATATTGAGATTATGGACATTATAGAGATAATTAAAAAATCAATGAGCGCTGAAATTTATGGAATATTGAAGAGGGCTGATGAGGCTTATGTTGTTGAACAAAGTCATAAAAATCCTAAATTTGTAGAGGATTGTGTTAGGGAGATGGCTAAGAGGGTTGTAGATAAATTTAAACACTTACCAGATGAAACAAAGGTTTCAATTAGACAGATAAATATGGAGAGCATTCATAGGCATGATGCATTTGCAGAAAAAGTGGCAACACTTGGGGAATTGAGAAAAGAGCTTGAATACATTGAAATTTAA
- the cobI gene encoding precorrin-2 C(20)-methyltransferase has translation MVKKVYGVGVGVGDKKLLTLKALEILKKVDKIFIPISKEGKKSIAYEIIKDYVDGKDIEELLFPMIKDKEELKKYWENALEKVLKEDGEVALITIGDPTLYSTFSYLWKLLNEKGIKVEVVNGISSIFASAAALNIPLVEGDEKLCILPQGKDLEKYVDEFDTIIVMKTKNLKEKLDKIKDKDNYIVGLVRRATFEDEKVAIGRLDELDFDEFNDYLSLAIIKRVKE, from the coding sequence ATGGTAAAAAAGGTTTATGGTGTTGGAGTGGGTGTTGGAGATAAAAAACTATTAACATTAAAAGCTTTGGAAATTTTAAAAAAAGTGGATAAAATATTCATCCCAATATCAAAAGAAGGAAAAAAATCAATTGCCTACGAGATAATAAAAGATTACGTTGATGGAAAAGATATAGAAGAGCTTTTATTTCCAATGATTAAAGATAAAGAAGAATTAAAAAAATATTGGGAAAATGCCTTAGAAAAAGTTTTGAAGGAAGATGGAGAAGTTGCATTGATAACCATTGGAGACCCTACATTATACAGCACATTCTCCTATCTTTGGAAACTTTTGAATGAAAAAGGAATTAAAGTTGAGGTAGTTAATGGAATCTCATCAATATTTGCCTCTGCCGCTGCTTTAAACATTCCATTGGTTGAAGGTGATGAAAAGCTCTGCATTCTTCCACAAGGAAAAGATTTAGAAAAGTACGTTGACGAATTTGATACAATAATTGTAATGAAAACAAAAAATTTAAAGGAGAAGTTAGATAAAATAAAGGACAAAGATAACTACATAGTTGGATTGGTAAGAAGGGCAACATTTGAAGATGAAAAAGTGGCTATTGGTAGATTGGATGAGTTAGATTTTGATGAATTCAACGATTATCTTTCTTTAGCTATAATAAAGAGGGTTAAGGAATGA
- a CDS encoding ArsR family transcriptional regulator, with protein sequence MDPIEFIQKSASSIASTMHKLKLKYNPFSEKPIRGNTKFFVGRVSELREIGEILGSALHGSVANAAIVGTKGIGKSSMLNIIYYATKKQGHWVVEMTASQVTPRQFLIQLLYNILTENILTMSGTIKSDYMEHSSRILDMYRKLNNYGDKVPIHYPRERIERDLEYLINEVKSPEKLCIILIDEADQFAKKSCLSLLQFFHSFLYEEGILTFMAGSPTLMDDLTKISPPIKDRIPKIINMPPLSKDESYDLIRRRLEDAHIDGADEYEPFTENAIHKIVEECDGIPRKIIMTCSESISIAIRKGLTKIDENVVKEAMHSLGISVGHQILNHLTPAQSDIVRAMAELGGSATVTQLAEYLKKSPSTIGTHLSDIYEMGYIYKERDGNNVYYRLSKELRDVLIGEDDELEM encoded by the coding sequence ATGGATCCGATAGAGTTTATACAAAAATCTGCAAGCTCTATAGCAAGCACAATGCACAAGTTAAAATTAAAATACAATCCATTTTCTGAAAAGCCAATAAGGGGAAATACAAAGTTTTTTGTTGGGAGGGTTAGTGAACTAAGGGAAATTGGGGAAATTTTGGGTTCTGCCTTACATGGTAGTGTAGCCAATGCTGCAATAGTTGGGACTAAGGGAATTGGGAAGAGTTCAATGCTTAACATCATCTACTACGCTACAAAAAAGCAGGGGCATTGGGTTGTTGAGATGACGGCATCTCAAGTAACACCAAGACAGTTTTTAATTCAGCTTTTATACAATATATTAACTGAGAACATCCTAACTATGAGTGGAACTATAAAATCCGATTATATGGAGCATTCAAGTAGAATCTTAGATATGTATAGGAAGTTAAACAACTATGGGGATAAAGTTCCTATCCACTATCCAAGGGAAAGAATTGAACGGGATTTGGAATATTTAATAAATGAAGTTAAAAGTCCTGAGAAGTTGTGTATAATTTTAATTGATGAGGCTGACCAATTTGCAAAAAAGAGCTGTCTTTCTCTACTTCAATTTTTCCATTCATTTTTATACGAGGAGGGAATATTAACTTTTATGGCTGGTTCTCCAACGTTGATGGATGATTTAACAAAAATATCTCCACCAATAAAAGATAGAATTCCAAAGATAATAAACATGCCCCCTCTATCTAAGGATGAATCCTACGATTTAATTAGGAGGAGATTAGAGGATGCACATATAGATGGTGCTGATGAGTATGAGCCATTTACTGAAAATGCCATACATAAGATCGTTGAGGAGTGTGATGGAATTCCAAGAAAGATAATAATGACATGTTCAGAATCGATATCAATAGCTATAAGAAAGGGTTTGACCAAGATAGATGAAAACGTTGTTAAAGAGGCGATGCATTCCCTTGGGATTAGTGTAGGACATCAAATTTTGAATCATCTAACGCCAGCTCAATCAGATATTGTTAGGGCGATGGCTGAGCTTGGTGGCTCAGCGACGGTAACACAACTTGCAGAGTATTTAAAAAAATCACCAAGCACTATCGGAACACACTTATCGGACATCTATGAGATGGGATATATTTATAAGGAAAGGGATGGAAACAATGTTTATTATAGACTGTCTAAAGAACTTAGGGATGTTTTAATAGGTGAAGATGATGAATTGGAAATGTGA
- a CDS encoding type II secretion system F family protein: MNKYINFFYYQFIKKNVLMLKKLGKNVDDRKFIFFILVVTVLSIIVSLYLNMTLKSTVILVALYVGAALSLPSMMYEQKIETLENNIPQALYIMILSLESGRSLNEALEEVVKSNIKEVSDIFRKVIYLIEHQKISFEEAITVVSTLYGSRVLMMLARIMIENRKYGGDLSDSLRILAKTLEDFKSYKRQLLSVTASGLAVGFIILCGVIPAVAGLLGAYLLTISNMLDGITPIPPVKPEDILQGLETVQMGTAIIGALFSIPIFGLKVKRMFLTSAITMTIGILAYYTILKIAPGFFT, translated from the coding sequence ATGAATAAATATATAAATTTTTTCTATTATCAATTTATTAAAAAAAATGTTCTAATGCTTAAAAAATTGGGTAAAAATGTTGATGATAGGAAGTTTATATTCTTTATATTGGTTGTTACAGTATTATCAATCATCGTAAGCCTATATTTAAACATGACACTAAAAAGTACAGTGATTCTTGTTGCATTGTACGTTGGAGCTGCATTGTCATTACCATCAATGATGTATGAACAGAAAATTGAAACTCTTGAGAATAATATCCCTCAGGCACTTTATATCATGATATTATCCCTTGAATCTGGGAGGTCTTTAAATGAAGCTTTAGAAGAAGTTGTTAAAAGTAATATAAAAGAAGTTAGTGATATTTTTAGAAAAGTTATTTATTTAATTGAACATCAGAAGATAAGCTTTGAAGAAGCCATAACAGTTGTGTCCACTTTATATGGGTCTAGAGTATTAATGATGTTAGCGAGAATTATGATCGAAAATAGAAAGTATGGTGGAGATTTATCAGATTCCTTAAGAATTTTAGCTAAAACTCTTGAAGATTTCAAATCATATAAAAGGCAGTTATTGAGCGTTACAGCCAGTGGTTTAGCTGTAGGCTTTATCATATTATGTGGAGTGATTCCAGCAGTTGCTGGATTGCTGGGGGCTTATCTATTAACAATATCAAACATGTTGGATGGAATAACTCCAATACCTCCTGTCAAACCGGAGGATATATTACAGGGATTAGAAACTGTACAAATGGGAACAGCAATTATAGGGGCATTATTCTCAATTCCAATATTTGGACTAAAAGTCAAAAGAATGTTCTTAACTTCAGCTATAACTATGACCATTGGTATTTTGGCATATTACACAATCCTAAAGATTGCTCCTGGATTCTTCACCTAA
- a CDS encoding DUF166 domain-containing protein: MKAIFIYHRGNERMEKFYKHLLNEPDFCRICEDCYNCRGNWSFKDNVKNIVINEVYEEFIDNPYDYLPELPEGDVCIAQLHEDLLYELPLLLKEKNYKALIVPSETPHDLSPALRRDLKKVCERYNIEFENPKPFCSLEKKEGNEFINKFIDYFKIGKPELEVEVENNIIKDVKVKISSPCGETYYIAKRLKGKSLDNLKEEIANAHHNYPCLGSMEMDKELKDTILHKAGYIAIESVEKAIRFP, from the coding sequence ATGAAAGCCATATTCATATATCACAGAGGAAATGAAAGAATGGAGAAATTCTATAAACATCTTTTGAACGAGCCAGATTTTTGCAGAATTTGTGAAGATTGCTACAATTGCAGAGGAAATTGGAGCTTCAAAGATAATGTAAAGAATATTGTCATTAACGAGGTTTATGAAGAATTTATAGATAATCCTTACGATTATCTCCCAGAGCTTCCAGAAGGAGATGTTTGCATTGCCCAACTGCATGAAGATTTATTGTATGAACTACCTTTATTGCTAAAAGAAAAAAATTATAAAGCTTTAATTGTTCCTTCTGAAACTCCTCATGATTTGTCTCCAGCGTTGAGGAGAGATTTAAAGAAGGTCTGCGAAAGATATAATATTGAATTCGAAAACCCGAAACCATTCTGTTCATTGGAGAAAAAAGAAGGTAATGAATTTATAAACAAATTTATTGACTACTTCAAGATAGGAAAGCCAGAATTGGAAGTAGAAGTTGAAAATAATATTATTAAGGATGTTAAAGTTAAAATTTCTTCTCCGTGTGGGGAAACCTACTACATAGCAAAGAGGTTGAAAGGAAAGAGTTTAGATAATTTAAAAGAAGAGATAGCAAACGCTCACCACAACTATCCATGTTTAGGAAGTATGGAAATGGATAAAGAGTTAAAAGATACCATATTGCATAAAGCTGGTTATATTGCAATTGAAAGCGTTGAAAAAGCCATAAGATTTCCATAA
- a CDS encoding DUF5400 domain-containing protein, which translates to MNGVITLVSLSVIFGAMLSGFATFRLTGMRLMPHFASLIIAFILTLASLFVNNDLVGYLAIAFQIITPLTICPTICNILKTQFQNTGIYSAHLALMGMLVVLALGNLVVF; encoded by the coding sequence ATGAATGGTGTAATAACATTGGTTTCATTGTCTGTGATATTTGGAGCAATGCTCTCTGGATTTGCTACATTTAGGTTAACAGGAATGAGGTTGATGCCACATTTTGCATCTTTGATAATCGCATTTATATTAACTTTGGCTTCCTTGTTTGTAAATAATGATTTAGTTGGATATTTGGCAATAGCATTCCAAATAATAACTCCTCTAACCATCTGCCCAACAATATGTAATATATTAAAAACTCAATTCCAAAATACTGGGATTTATTCAGCCCATTTGGCGTTAATGGGAATGTTGGTTGTATTGGCTTTAGGGAATTTAGTGGTCTTTTAA
- a CDS encoding TIGR00295 family protein, whose amino-acid sequence MEFEKALSILKSLCPENVVEHCLAVSEYAYELALAIKNNGYDVDVELVKLGGLLHDIGRSKTHGIEHGVVGAEILRKLGFDEKLALIAERHIGAGITKEEAIELGLPPKDYVPTTLEEKIVAHADNLIFGSKRVEVDDVIKKFEKRLGKNHPSIKRIILLNEEINDLLK is encoded by the coding sequence ATGGAATTTGAAAAAGCCCTATCTATTTTAAAAAGTTTATGCCCTGAGAATGTAGTTGAGCATTGCCTGGCAGTTTCAGAATATGCTTACGAATTAGCTTTAGCCATAAAAAATAACGGCTATGACGTTGACGTCGAGCTTGTTAAATTGGGAGGTTTATTGCACGATATTGGGAGGAGTAAAACTCATGGCATAGAGCATGGGGTTGTAGGGGCTGAAATTTTAAGGAAGTTGGGTTTCGATGAAAAACTTGCATTAATAGCTGAGAGGCATATTGGGGCTGGGATAACAAAGGAAGAAGCTATAGAGCTTGGGCTGCCTCCAAAGGATTATGTTCCAACAACTTTGGAGGAGAAAATTGTTGCTCATGCAGATAACTTAATATTTGGAAGTAAGAGGGTGGAGGTAGACGACGTTATAAAAAAATTTGAGAAAAGGTTAGGTAAAAACCATCCTTCAATTAAGAGGATTATTTTACTAAATGAAGAAATAAACGATCTTTTAAAATAA
- a CDS encoding ATP-grasp domain-containing protein, translating to MKALVLGVNTRPVVNSLKKLGFYVYSVSYYAPEDLNADEKYYLIDPLNHGRLRENYNEDKLIEIADRLADEVDYIFITSGVFEFKNSKIPKWDNVVGNDPKKINEISNKYKTYKKLKNLGFNVPETKKINNKIQLYKFLEEFKSCVLKPIYGSGGGILKVNNDEIIYEIKFPIIAQEFIEGKSFSANFIGNTFITFNKQIIIRGMYAGNLTPYVNLPNKFVEIFKEIIEAFELKGMNGIDFLIKNNAPHIVDINPRILGTFETIEMSASQNLVKALLNNNYAKEIKPKELYIKRILFAKEKIIANISKRDFIYDIPKKNAVIEKGEPIATVIAKENIRSIINSVYRECAEYGKRKENRDGV from the coding sequence TTGAAAGCTTTGGTTTTAGGGGTTAATACAAGACCAGTAGTTAATTCTCTAAAAAAATTGGGGTTTTATGTATATTCAGTCTCTTATTACGCTCCAGAAGATTTAAATGCTGATGAAAAATATTATTTGATAGATCCTTTAAATCATGGGAGGTTGAGAGAAAATTATAATGAAGATAAGTTAATTGAAATAGCCGATAGATTGGCTGATGAAGTTGATTATATATTTATAACTTCAGGAGTTTTTGAATTCAAAAATTCAAAAATCCCAAAATGGGACAATGTTGTAGGCAACGATCCAAAGAAGATAAATGAAATTAGTAACAAATATAAAACATACAAGAAATTAAAAAATCTTGGTTTTAATGTTCCAGAAACAAAGAAAATTAACAATAAAATTCAATTGTATAAATTTTTGGAAGAATTTAAATCCTGTGTTTTAAAGCCTATTTATGGAAGCGGAGGAGGAATTTTAAAAGTTAATAATGATGAGATAATTTATGAAATTAAGTTCCCAATTATTGCTCAAGAGTTTATTGAGGGGAAGAGTTTTAGTGCCAACTTTATAGGCAATACATTTATAACCTTTAACAAACAAATTATTATTAGGGGAATGTATGCTGGGAATTTAACACCATATGTTAATTTACCAAATAAATTTGTTGAAATATTTAAGGAGATTATAGAAGCTTTTGAATTAAAAGGGATGAATGGTATTGATTTTTTAATTAAAAATAATGCGCCACATATTGTTGATATAAATCCTCGTATTTTAGGGACGTTTGAAACTATAGAGATGAGTGCATCTCAAAATTTAGTGAAGGCATTATTAAATAACAATTATGCTAAAGAAATTAAGCCAAAAGAACTTTATATAAAAAGAATATTGTTTGCTAAGGAAAAGATTATTGCAAATATTTCAAAAAGAGATTTTATATATGATATCCCAAAGAAAAACGCAGTTATAGAGAAGGGAGAACCAATAGCTACAGTAATTGCAAAAGAAAACATTAGATCAATAATAAACAGTGTTTATAGGGAGTGTGCAGAGTATGGAAAAAGAAAAGAAAATAGAGATGGTGTATGA